A window of Haloarchaeobius litoreus contains these coding sequences:
- a CDS encoding DUF5817 family protein codes for MYHVVGCSDCSALRIVEGRPETTRCGTCGARKQFSKVRSFVETDDLDHAREVRASMLANRQGEGDAFAQVDSFAELEDDVADGVLDDDEFLEASGLDVDRVTEAGDSATEARGSTSRKETVENALRDLDAPTEEEVVAYAEERGVPADYVERALTKLARRGEVTESRGQYRLL; via the coding sequence ATGTACCACGTGGTCGGGTGTAGCGACTGCAGCGCGTTGCGGATCGTCGAGGGGCGGCCCGAGACCACACGCTGTGGCACCTGTGGCGCTCGCAAGCAGTTCTCGAAGGTCCGATCGTTCGTCGAGACGGACGACCTCGACCACGCCCGCGAGGTGCGTGCCTCGATGCTCGCGAACCGGCAAGGCGAGGGCGACGCGTTCGCCCAGGTCGACTCGTTCGCCGAGCTCGAGGACGACGTGGCCGACGGCGTGCTCGACGACGACGAGTTCCTCGAGGCGTCGGGACTCGACGTCGACCGGGTCACCGAGGCGGGCGACAGCGCCACCGAGGCCCGTGGCTCGACCAGCCGGAAGGAGACGGTCGAGAACGCCCTCCGCGACCTCGACGCACCGACCGAGGAGGAGGTCGTCGCCTACGCCGAGGAACGCGGCGTCCCCGCCGACTACGTCGAACGCGCGCTGACGAAGCTCGCCCGCCGCGGCGAGGTCACCGAGAGCCGGGGGCAATACCGCCTGCTGTGA
- the hmgA gene encoding hydroxymethylglutaryl-CoA reductase (NADPH) — protein MTDPATLADRVRAGELRLHELEAHADHDTAAAARRLVLEAETDADLSTTGSYAFDAEVADSAIENMFGATQMPVGVAGPVTVDGGAADGEYYLPLATTEGALVASVNRGLSVIESAGGAEARVTKSGMTRAPVFRTGGIVESAEVVEWVREHEAELAAAAESTTNHGELLDVTPYVVGDSVYLRFRYDTKDAMGMNMAAIATEAACEVVEAETPAELVALSGNLCTDKKPAAINAVEGRGRSVTADVLIPDDVVEERLHTTAAAIAEANTRKNLVGSAKAGSLGFNAHAANVVAASFIATGQDPAQVVEGSNAITTAEEREDGLYLSVSLASLELGTVGGGTKLPTQSEALELVGLTGGGDPPGANGDALAEVIAAGALAGELSLLAALASNHLASAHEELGR, from the coding sequence ATGACAGACCCGGCGACGCTCGCCGACCGCGTTCGAGCGGGCGAACTGCGGCTCCACGAACTCGAAGCGCACGCCGACCACGACACCGCCGCGGCAGCGCGCAGACTCGTTCTCGAGGCCGAGACCGACGCCGACCTCTCGACGACCGGCAGCTACGCGTTCGACGCCGAGGTCGCGGACTCGGCCATCGAGAACATGTTCGGCGCGACGCAGATGCCGGTCGGCGTCGCCGGCCCTGTGACCGTCGACGGTGGGGCGGCCGACGGCGAGTACTACCTGCCGCTGGCGACGACGGAGGGGGCGCTCGTCGCCTCGGTGAACCGCGGGCTGTCGGTCATCGAGTCGGCGGGCGGGGCGGAGGCCCGCGTGACGAAGTCGGGGATGACGCGCGCACCGGTGTTCCGGACCGGTGGTATCGTGGAGTCCGCCGAGGTCGTCGAGTGGGTGCGTGAGCACGAGGCCGAACTCGCGGCGGCGGCGGAGTCGACGACGAACCACGGGGAGCTGCTGGACGTGACGCCGTACGTCGTCGGCGACTCGGTGTACCTCCGGTTCCGCTACGACACGAAGGACGCGATGGGGATGAACATGGCCGCCATCGCGACGGAGGCGGCCTGCGAGGTCGTCGAGGCCGAGACACCGGCCGAACTCGTCGCGCTCTCGGGCAACCTCTGTACGGACAAGAAGCCGGCGGCGATCAACGCCGTCGAGGGACGCGGCCGGTCGGTCACGGCGGACGTGCTCATTCCGGACGACGTCGTCGAGGAGCGCCTGCACACGACGGCGGCGGCCATCGCGGAGGCGAACACGCGCAAGAACCTCGTCGGGAGCGCGAAGGCGGGTTCGCTCGGTTTCAACGCTCACGCTGCGAACGTCGTCGCGGCGTCGTTCATCGCGACCGGTCAGGACCCCGCGCAGGTCGTCGAGGGGTCGAACGCCATCACGACGGCCGAGGAGCGCGAGGACGGGCTCTACCTCTCCGTCTCGCTGGCCTCGCTGGAGCTCGGCACCGTCGGTGGCGGGACGAAGCTGCCGACGCAGTCGGAGGCGCTGGAGCTGGTCGGCCTCACCGGCGGCGGCGACCCGCCGGGAGCGAACGGCGACGCGCTGGCGGAGGTCATCGCGGCCGGTGCGCTCGCGGGCGAGCTGTCGCTGCTGGCGGCGCTCGCGTCGAACCACCTCGCGTCGGCCCACGAGGAGCTGGGCCGGTAG
- a CDS encoding vWA domain-containing protein, with protein sequence MRGQGTSTERARGVSEITGVVLLFGIVIAGAAILFVSGTAVTETIQDNNEVESAEIAMSNVDSELGSLSMADSGTGRELDLGSMSANDAVINQTGQIRVSVNDRNACAATVPLTALEYHHDSGTTIVYESGAVWRADENGGVSQLSAPGVRYQEQTLQLNLVNLSGTVDDSTVDVQKNSTRSAAMSEAVRSQLFSGACGNPDSFRNLTLSVTSTYNEAWQRHLEAEFGQSQVSRTGPETVAVEIPRSMLPPEYDNRRNTVVDFEDGRLMTGQIVSEGTLGLAAAGLPSGDDVLAIDKGEGNTYQSSLTLLGAANANASTQAVEENTPGDPLVGWNNSTVTLTDGSTVELTHEEPIYEQQQQWNNWTEEVPTNETLEIVFVMDESGSMADGSKMEEAQAAAHDFIEVVETTTNGTEPRYSVVGYTSNAGCSNWYRDYHRGQYRYVCEAPSPANVVEHHPLNTDEAGAHDAIDGLEPQGNTPISQSIEEAANILQSQGNSSNEQFVVLLTDGQHNVDDDPNGYVRWPDEAAEQEIPDGVTLHSVGFGEPDDEILEATAQATTGGEYYPVSDSDDLSETFEEIAENVSTRTVYHNESYNETVLVGVEETTETVSVSNTSQFDVNFSTTRTLTEAEAENLSVGETVWVNGTGSLTIDENETVSMEFTVQRFDEASNSTYTTTVSRPVEFSYEDTLTGEVNDTVTLENRHLDTDTTYQHYLLHPQATLSVETDGSTTTLWDGRNLNNWTADGVSLDSFASEEFALVDGAETDFQPTFRECVANETTGGVVTIGGTDYQQTYCTAAGSTILGDGEKEVHIYGNDTQILANSSLAWQESVREMLDTPDGQYYRETPSGDLYTDLPCDNQAVVVVESTDNETQSDANNMVFLAEVGRCAEDVEMSYLVGVDVSVVSTTENSTRVVAGPPVASVDAGPLLSADASTRSTAVVRAPTRERAA encoded by the coding sequence ATGAGGGGACAAGGCACATCGACGGAGCGGGCAAGAGGCGTATCCGAGATCACAGGTGTGGTCCTGTTGTTCGGGATCGTCATCGCAGGGGCAGCGATACTGTTCGTCTCCGGAACGGCGGTGACGGAGACCATCCAGGACAACAACGAGGTCGAGTCGGCCGAGATCGCGATGTCGAACGTCGACAGCGAGCTCGGCTCGCTCTCGATGGCCGACTCTGGCACCGGACGGGAGCTCGACCTCGGCAGCATGTCGGCCAACGACGCCGTCATCAACCAGACCGGTCAGATACGCGTCAGCGTGAACGACCGGAACGCCTGTGCGGCGACGGTGCCGCTGACGGCGCTGGAGTACCACCACGACAGCGGCACGACCATCGTCTACGAGTCCGGCGCGGTCTGGCGTGCCGACGAGAACGGCGGCGTCTCCCAGCTCAGCGCCCCGGGCGTGCGATACCAGGAGCAGACCCTCCAGCTGAACCTCGTCAACCTCTCCGGGACCGTCGACGACTCGACTGTCGACGTCCAGAAGAACAGCACGCGCTCCGCGGCGATGTCCGAGGCGGTCCGTTCTCAGCTCTTCTCCGGTGCCTGTGGCAACCCCGACAGCTTCCGCAACCTCACTCTCTCGGTGACGAGCACGTACAACGAGGCGTGGCAGCGCCACCTCGAGGCCGAGTTCGGACAGAGTCAGGTCAGTCGAACCGGTCCCGAGACGGTCGCGGTCGAGATCCCGCGTTCGATGCTCCCGCCGGAGTACGACAACCGGCGGAACACGGTCGTCGACTTCGAGGACGGACGGCTCATGACCGGTCAGATCGTCTCCGAGGGCACCCTCGGTCTGGCGGCGGCCGGTCTCCCGAGCGGCGACGATGTGCTCGCGATAGACAAGGGCGAGGGCAACACCTACCAGAGCTCGCTCACCCTGCTCGGCGCCGCCAACGCGAACGCCTCCACCCAGGCGGTCGAGGAGAACACCCCCGGCGACCCCCTCGTCGGCTGGAACAACTCCACGGTGACGCTCACGGACGGCTCGACCGTCGAGCTCACCCACGAGGAGCCGATCTACGAGCAGCAGCAGCAGTGGAACAACTGGACCGAGGAGGTCCCCACGAACGAGACCCTCGAGATCGTCTTCGTGATGGACGAGTCCGGCTCGATGGCCGACGGCTCCAAGATGGAGGAGGCCCAGGCCGCGGCCCACGACTTCATCGAGGTGGTCGAGACGACCACCAACGGCACCGAGCCACGGTACAGCGTCGTCGGGTACACCTCGAACGCGGGCTGTTCGAACTGGTACCGGGACTACCATCGGGGTCAGTATCGGTACGTCTGCGAGGCACCGTCACCTGCGAACGTCGTGGAGCACCACCCGCTGAACACCGACGAGGCGGGTGCCCACGACGCCATCGACGGCCTCGAACCGCAGGGCAACACCCCGATCAGCCAGTCCATCGAGGAGGCGGCCAACATCCTCCAGAGCCAGGGCAACAGCTCGAACGAGCAGTTCGTCGTGCTCCTGACCGACGGTCAGCACAACGTCGACGACGACCCGAACGGCTACGTGCGCTGGCCCGACGAGGCGGCAGAACAGGAGATCCCGGACGGTGTGACCCTGCACAGCGTCGGGTTCGGTGAGCCGGACGACGAGATTCTCGAGGCCACCGCCCAGGCGACCACCGGCGGCGAGTACTACCCGGTCTCGGACTCGGACGACCTCAGCGAAACGTTCGAGGAGATCGCCGAGAACGTCAGTACCCGCACCGTGTACCACAACGAGAGCTACAACGAGACGGTGCTCGTCGGCGTCGAGGAGACCACCGAGACGGTCTCGGTGTCCAACACCAGCCAGTTCGACGTGAACTTCTCGACGACCCGGACGCTCACCGAGGCGGAGGCGGAGAACCTCTCGGTCGGCGAAACCGTCTGGGTGAACGGCACCGGCTCGCTCACCATCGACGAGAACGAGACCGTGTCCATGGAGTTCACCGTCCAACGGTTCGACGAGGCGTCGAACTCGACGTACACGACGACGGTGTCCAGACCCGTGGAGTTCTCCTACGAGGACACGCTCACCGGAGAGGTGAACGACACGGTGACCCTCGAGAACCGCCACCTCGACACCGACACGACGTACCAGCACTACCTGCTGCATCCGCAGGCGACACTCAGCGTCGAGACGGACGGCAGTACGACGACGCTCTGGGACGGGCGGAACCTGAACAACTGGACCGCAGACGGCGTCAGCCTCGACTCGTTCGCGAGCGAGGAGTTCGCGCTCGTCGACGGCGCGGAGACGGACTTCCAGCCGACGTTCCGCGAGTGCGTCGCGAACGAGACGACCGGCGGCGTGGTCACCATCGGCGGGACGGACTACCAGCAGACCTACTGTACGGCTGCCGGGAGCACGATACTGGGTGACGGGGAGAAGGAGGTCCACATCTACGGCAACGACACGCAGATACTCGCCAACTCCAGTCTCGCGTGGCAGGAGTCGGTCAGGGAGATGCTCGACACGCCGGACGGGCAGTACTACCGGGAGACGCCGAGCGGGGACCTCTACACCGACCTGCCCTGTGACAACCAGGCGGTCGTCGTCGTGGAGTCGACGGACAACGAGACCCAGAGCGACGCGAACAACATGGTGTTCCTCGCGGAGGTCGGCCGCTGTGCGGAGGACGTCGAGATGAGTTACCTCGTCGGCGTGGACGTGAGCGTGGTCTCCACGACGGAGAACTCCACGCGCGTCGTCGCCGGGCCGCCGGTGGCCAGCGTCGACGCCGGCCCGCTGCTGTCGGCTGACGCGTCCACGCGGTCGACGGCGGTCGTCCGCGCACCGACCCGCGAGCGCGCGGCCTGA
- the mptA gene encoding GTP cyclohydrolase MptA encodes MSEQLPDVQASSPDVTVGLSQVGVTGVEKLVKLARPDKRPIVLTAEFEVFVDLPSWRKGADMSRNMEVIDETLEAATREEAYRVEDVCGDAAERLLAKHDYTSKAEVRMEAELMTREKTPESDKETQSTIDVIASATATEEGTREEIGARVVGMTVCPCSQGMSTARARRVLDDLGVDDDTAEAFLDEVPQPGHSQRGHATLTVESEDAPEVDLMNLVDVARDAMSARIYNLAKRPDEDHMTYHSHANAKFVEDCVRSMAEDVVTEFPDLPDDAVVTMKQSNDESIHQHNAHAERIVEMGSLRGEVDGAN; translated from the coding sequence ATGAGTGAACAACTCCCCGACGTGCAGGCGTCGAGCCCCGACGTGACCGTCGGGCTGAGTCAGGTCGGCGTGACGGGCGTCGAGAAGCTTGTCAAGCTGGCCCGCCCGGACAAGCGTCCCATCGTACTGACGGCGGAGTTCGAGGTGTTCGTCGACCTCCCGTCGTGGCGCAAGGGCGCGGACATGTCCCGGAACATGGAGGTCATCGACGAGACGCTGGAGGCCGCGACCCGCGAGGAGGCCTACCGCGTCGAGGACGTCTGCGGCGACGCCGCCGAGCGGCTGCTCGCCAAGCACGACTACACGAGCAAGGCCGAGGTCCGCATGGAGGCTGAGCTGATGACCCGGGAGAAGACCCCGGAGTCGGACAAGGAGACCCAGTCGACCATCGACGTCATCGCCTCCGCGACCGCGACCGAGGAGGGTACCCGCGAGGAGATCGGTGCCCGCGTCGTCGGGATGACGGTCTGTCCCTGCTCGCAGGGGATGTCCACCGCCCGCGCCCGCCGCGTGCTCGACGACCTCGGTGTCGACGACGACACCGCCGAGGCGTTCCTCGACGAGGTGCCCCAGCCGGGCCACTCCCAGCGCGGCCACGCCACGCTGACCGTCGAGAGCGAGGACGCCCCCGAGGTCGACCTGATGAACCTCGTCGACGTGGCTCGCGACGCCATGTCGGCGCGCATCTACAACCTCGCGAAGCGCCCCGACGAGGACCACATGACCTACCACTCCCACGCCAACGCGAAGTTCGTCGAGGACTGCGTGCGCTCGATGGCTGAGGACGTGGTGACGGAGTTCCCGGACCTGCCCGACGACGCCGTCGTGACGATGAAACAGTCGAACGACGAGTCCATCCACCAGCACAACGCGCACGCCGAGCGCATCGTCGAGATGGGGTCGCTGCGGGGCGAGGTCGACGGCGCGAACTGA
- a CDS encoding NAD(+)/NADH kinase, protein MKVGLVAQKENARAARLAERLRGMLREQDATVVVDTATAAALDVPGVEPAAMDDADLAVSIGGDGTFLFTARGVGTVPIVGVNLGEVGFLNAVSPGDAVDVVREEVERFESTGRVRTREMSRLRARGDGWDLDPAVNEIVVQGAQRGHGNGGEFEVRVDGELYSGSAADGVLVATPAGSTAYNMSEGGPLVRPEVDAVVVTEMCADDPMPSLVSAADSTVTVRIDDAEMGYVISDGRAQQELEPPTTVTVERASEPVRLAGPPSEFFKALNKLD, encoded by the coding sequence ATGAAGGTCGGCTTGGTCGCCCAGAAGGAGAACGCTCGCGCGGCCCGCCTCGCGGAGCGACTCCGCGGGATGCTCCGCGAGCAGGACGCGACGGTCGTCGTCGACACGGCGACGGCTGCGGCGCTCGACGTGCCCGGTGTGGAGCCGGCGGCGATGGACGACGCCGACCTCGCGGTGAGCATCGGCGGCGACGGGACGTTCCTCTTCACCGCCCGTGGCGTCGGCACCGTCCCCATCGTCGGCGTCAACCTCGGTGAAGTGGGGTTCCTGAACGCCGTCTCGCCCGGGGATGCAGTGGACGTGGTGCGCGAGGAGGTCGAGCGCTTCGAGTCCACGGGCAGGGTCCGGACTCGCGAGATGAGCCGCCTGCGTGCCCGTGGCGACGGCTGGGACCTCGACCCGGCGGTCAACGAGATCGTCGTCCAGGGCGCCCAGCGCGGCCACGGCAACGGCGGCGAGTTCGAGGTGCGCGTCGACGGCGAGCTGTACAGCGGCTCGGCGGCCGACGGCGTGCTCGTCGCCACGCCCGCCGGCAGCACCGCCTACAACATGAGCGAGGGCGGGCCGCTCGTCCGCCCCGAGGTCGACGCCGTGGTCGTCACCGAGATGTGCGCCGACGACCCGATGCCGTCGCTCGTCTCCGCCGCCGACAGCACCGTCACCGTGCGTATCGACGACGCCGAGATGGGCTACGTCATCAGCGACGGCCGCGCACAGCAGGAGCTGGAGCCGCCGACCACGGTCACCGTCGAGCGCGCCAGCGAGCCGGTCAGGCTGGCCGGACCGCCAAGCGAGTTCTTCAAGGCGCTCAACAAGCTCGACTGA
- a CDS encoding KaiC domain-containing protein, with amino-acid sequence MSDDDDLDWFEQAVRERRDQHQERDDTDGGDEADGRAASDADDGAPADDGTTVEDTTADPTETDAWQALDPDVDDDGADAGGDAATTGDDGTDGDDAPDDGGLFDDDFGAAMGDIQLPDSADAGGGGMDADIGEMDGTVGEFDPGEFDMGDGGEQFDMGGGASLGGTSFDEDEFDSDLPRVDLGIKGLDEMIQGGVPERSLMVTIGSAGTGKTTFGLQFLNEALANGERAIFITLEESSERVINSAVEKGMPFDEYVEDDRLAIVDIDPIEMANSLASIRSDLPRLIEQFGATRLVLDSVSLLEMMYDSRAKRRTEVYDFTQSLKNSGITTMLTSEASEDSPFVSRHGIVEYLTDAVFILQYVRPSDFRETRLAVEIQKIRDANHSRETKPYEITDKGISVHRQANIF; translated from the coding sequence ATGAGTGACGACGACGACCTGGACTGGTTCGAGCAGGCCGTCCGTGAGCGCCGCGACCAGCACCAGGAGAGGGACGACACCGACGGTGGCGACGAAGCCGACGGGCGGGCAGCCTCGGACGCCGACGACGGAGCGCCAGCCGACGACGGGACGACGGTCGAGGACACCACCGCGGACCCGACGGAGACCGACGCCTGGCAGGCGCTCGACCCCGACGTGGACGACGATGGAGCCGACGCTGGCGGCGACGCCGCAACCACCGGCGACGACGGTACCGACGGCGATGACGCCCCGGACGACGGCGGGCTGTTCGACGACGACTTCGGCGCGGCGATGGGCGACATCCAGCTTCCCGACAGCGCGGACGCCGGCGGTGGCGGGATGGACGCGGACATCGGCGAGATGGACGGGACCGTCGGCGAGTTCGACCCTGGCGAGTTCGACATGGGCGACGGCGGCGAGCAGTTCGACATGGGCGGTGGGGCCAGCCTGGGCGGTACCAGCTTCGACGAGGATGAGTTCGACTCGGACCTGCCGCGCGTCGACCTCGGCATCAAGGGCCTCGACGAGATGATCCAGGGGGGCGTCCCCGAGCGCTCGCTGATGGTCACCATCGGGTCGGCCGGGACCGGGAAGACGACGTTCGGCCTGCAGTTCCTGAACGAGGCGCTGGCGAACGGCGAGCGCGCCATCTTCATCACGCTGGAGGAGAGCAGCGAGCGCGTCATCAACTCCGCCGTCGAGAAGGGGATGCCGTTCGACGAGTACGTCGAGGACGACCGGCTCGCTATCGTCGACATCGATCCCATCGAGATGGCGAACAGCCTCGCCTCCATCCGGTCCGACCTCCCCCGGCTCATCGAGCAGTTCGGCGCGACCCGGCTCGTGCTCGACTCCGTCTCGCTGCTGGAGATGATGTACGACTCCCGCGCCAAGCGCCGGACCGAGGTGTACGACTTCACGCAGAGCCTGAAGAACTCCGGCATCACGACGATGCTGACGAGCGAGGCCAGCGAGGACTCGCCGTTCGTCTCCCGCCACGGCATCGTCGAGTACCTCACCGACGCGGTGTTCATCCTCCAGTACGTCCGACCCTCCGATTTCAGGGAGACGCGCCTCGCCGTGGAGATCCAGAAGATCCGCGACGCGAACCACTCCCGCGAGACGAAGCCCTACGAGATAACGGACAAGGGCATCTCGGTCCACCGGCAGGCGAACATCTTCTGA
- a CDS encoding universal stress protein has product MDRRVLVAYDDSVQSTEALEFALEEFADATLVVLTIVDPAEANTRRAFSMPTFASEWYEEAREDADELLAEATELASAAHVDIETELAVGRPPKTIVEYAKEHDCDHIVTGSHGRSGVSRILLGSVAETVVRRSPVPVTVVR; this is encoded by the coding sequence ATGGACCGTCGCGTGCTCGTGGCCTACGACGACTCCGTCCAGTCGACGGAGGCGCTGGAGTTCGCCCTGGAGGAGTTCGCGGACGCGACGCTGGTCGTGCTCACCATCGTCGACCCGGCGGAGGCGAACACCCGGCGGGCGTTCTCGATGCCGACGTTCGCGAGCGAGTGGTACGAGGAGGCCCGCGAGGACGCGGACGAGCTGCTGGCGGAGGCGACCGAACTCGCCAGCGCCGCGCACGTCGACATCGAGACCGAGCTCGCCGTCGGGCGGCCGCCGAAGACCATCGTCGAGTACGCGAAAGAGCACGACTGCGACCACATCGTCACCGGGAGCCACGGACGCTCGGGCGTCTCGCGCATCCTGCTCGGGAGCGTCGCCGAGACGGTCGTCAGGCGGTCGCCGGTGCCCGTGACGGTCGTGCGGTAG
- a CDS encoding ATP-binding protein, which yields MTDLGDFGDFDGGDDGGGSSGDDGTPADDGGAGGESEPTPTGGSSAREDEFEPLDVSPRGSDRGIGTIAVSEGLQICEREEDTQLRAYVTTGNRPNVRIGSYLLVPYPDGERLFCRITGLEYAQAFHADDATEIHARRAMRRDGIDEADYKFMATLEPMAVLFEQDGELTRRMVDRVPKPETVVREAADTSEIKTGLKMPEDGVFIGHLSVGGEKVTTNAEPPTIDYRLKDDYDSGDPLVFRHTLVAGGTGSGKTHGAKNILRQYVADERTYPMEDGRSVTPALVMFDPQDEYAQMHDDNPEMTDAFARRLEREGVAHGGVSDTTAFVPKVGQATYAADHHRAEQVEFTVPFSMVRSRPWLVASAGLNDNQYPALKYLLKRFFDQHGNEGTYEQFRRFLDDPALKEELDESGRVHEATFDAVKRRTYGFGDVFDQAARPITELVHEFVRPGGVSVVPTYHVNDTRATTTVVLALASLLVDEKLSNDPTHDRIKETPLVLGMDEAHNFLTDADNVQARKVISKFTDAAKQGRKERLGLFLITQDPQDIADPVFKQVNTKVVLNLGDEDAIKSVNIPPNLESKVPYMEKGQMVVYSPDNSEPVECIGLSTCVTEHGR from the coding sequence ATGACTGACCTCGGCGATTTCGGCGACTTCGATGGCGGCGACGACGGGGGCGGGTCGTCGGGCGACGACGGCACGCCGGCGGACGACGGCGGCGCGGGCGGCGAGAGCGAACCGACACCCACCGGCGGCTCGTCGGCCCGCGAGGACGAGTTCGAACCGCTCGACGTCTCCCCCCGGGGGAGCGACCGCGGCATCGGCACCATCGCGGTCTCCGAGGGCCTGCAGATCTGCGAGCGCGAGGAGGACACCCAGCTCCGGGCGTACGTCACGACGGGCAACCGGCCGAACGTCCGCATCGGCTCGTACCTGCTCGTCCCCTACCCCGACGGCGAACGGCTGTTCTGTCGCATCACCGGGCTGGAGTACGCCCAGGCGTTCCACGCCGACGACGCCACCGAGATACACGCACGGCGGGCGATGCGCCGCGACGGCATCGACGAGGCCGACTACAAGTTCATGGCGACGCTGGAGCCGATGGCCGTGCTGTTCGAGCAGGACGGCGAGCTCACCCGGCGGATGGTCGACCGCGTCCCGAAACCGGAGACGGTCGTGCGCGAGGCCGCCGACACCTCCGAGATCAAGACCGGGCTGAAGATGCCCGAGGACGGCGTGTTCATCGGCCACCTCTCCGTCGGCGGCGAGAAGGTCACGACCAATGCGGAGCCGCCGACCATCGACTACCGGCTGAAGGACGACTACGACTCGGGCGACCCGCTCGTCTTCCGGCACACACTCGTCGCCGGCGGCACCGGCTCGGGGAAGACCCACGGCGCGAAGAACATCCTCCGGCAGTACGTCGCCGACGAGCGTACCTACCCCATGGAGGACGGCCGCTCCGTCACCCCGGCGCTCGTGATGTTCGACCCGCAGGACGAGTACGCCCAGATGCACGACGACAACCCGGAGATGACCGACGCGTTCGCCCGCCGGCTCGAACGCGAGGGGGTCGCCCACGGTGGCGTTTCGGACACGACGGCGTTCGTCCCGAAGGTCGGGCAGGCGACCTACGCGGCCGACCACCACCGCGCCGAGCAGGTCGAGTTCACCGTGCCGTTCTCGATGGTGCGCTCGCGCCCCTGGCTCGTCGCCAGCGCGGGCCTGAACGACAACCAGTACCCGGCGCTGAAGTACCTCCTCAAGCGGTTCTTCGACCAGCACGGGAACGAGGGCACCTACGAGCAGTTCCGCCGGTTCCTCGACGACCCCGCGCTGAAGGAGGAGCTCGACGAGTCCGGGCGCGTCCACGAGGCGACCTTCGACGCCGTCAAGCGCCGCACCTACGGCTTCGGCGACGTGTTCGACCAGGCCGCCCGGCCGATCACCGAGCTCGTCCACGAGTTCGTCCGCCCCGGCGGGGTTTCGGTCGTCCCGACCTACCACGTCAACGACACCCGGGCGACGACGACGGTCGTGCTCGCGCTCGCCAGCCTGCTCGTCGACGAGAAGCTCTCGAACGACCCGACCCACGACCGCATCAAGGAGACGCCGCTCGTGCTCGGCATGGACGAGGCACACAACTTCCTCACCGACGCCGACAACGTGCAGGCCCGGAAGGTCATCTCGAAGTTCACCGACGCCGCCAAACAGGGCCGGAAGGAGCGCCTCGGGCTGTTCCTCATCACGCAGGACCCCCAGGACATCGCCGACCCGGTGTTCAAGCAGGTGAACACCAAGGTCGTGCTGAACCTCGGCGACGAGGACGCCATCAAGTCCGTGAACATCCCGCCGAACCTGGAGAGCAAGGTGCCCTACATGGAGAAGGGACAGATGGTCGTCTACTCGCCGGACAACTCCGAGCCCGTCGAGTGCATCGGGCTGTCGACGTGTGTGACGGAGCACGGGCGGTAG
- a CDS encoding DUF7113 family protein: protein MLLVRGSAADTDLTGTIYERGEEAPQFRGAPDEDAPYVWVCDEFYAVESGGTVQQVDGETVNVAFESPMPRGFDTKEQAVEAAEEHVRTQFARIGVDPADVEVTTTKAEPA, encoded by the coding sequence ATGTTGCTCGTACGCGGAAGTGCGGCCGACACCGACCTGACGGGGACCATCTACGAACGCGGCGAGGAGGCCCCGCAGTTCCGGGGTGCCCCCGACGAGGACGCGCCGTACGTCTGGGTCTGTGACGAGTTCTACGCGGTCGAGAGCGGCGGCACGGTACAGCAGGTCGACGGCGAGACGGTCAACGTCGCCTTCGAGTCCCCGATGCCGCGTGGCTTCGACACGAAGGAGCAGGCCGTCGAGGCGGCCGAAGAGCACGTCCGCACGCAGTTCGCCCGCATCGGCGTCGACCCCGCCGACGTCGAGGTGACGACGACGAAGGCAGAGCCGGCCTGA